A DNA window from Eikenella exigua contains the following coding sequences:
- a CDS encoding TlpA family protein disulfide reductase: MKKYVGLAALLAAVPLYAADLVNHSDNRPASLDTGAQKRVQVVNVWATWCVPCRREMPALSQWYAAEKRQRRGVRVDMAGVALDKPADVSLFLQSVPVRYPILRYTGNDSTAWMRGLGNQTGALPFTVIRAPACGNYRKTLLGEVSPQQLTQAVEAAAVQCRSG, encoded by the coding sequence TTGAAAAAATATGTTGGATTGGCCGCCCTGCTGGCCGCTGTGCCGCTGTATGCGGCAGATTTGGTGAACCATTCAGACAACCGCCCTGCCTCGCTCGATACTGGCGCGCAGAAGCGGGTGCAGGTAGTAAACGTGTGGGCGACATGGTGCGTGCCGTGCCGGCGCGAGATGCCGGCGCTTTCGCAATGGTATGCCGCCGAAAAACGGCAGCGGCGCGGAGTGCGCGTGGACATGGCAGGCGTGGCACTGGATAAGCCTGCCGATGTGAGCCTCTTTTTGCAGAGCGTGCCAGTGCGCTACCCAATCCTGCGTTACACCGGCAATGACAGCACCGCCTGGATGCGCGGCTTGGGCAACCAAACCGGCGCCCTGCCCTTCACCGTAATCCGCGCCCCGGCCTGCGGCAACTACCGCAAAACCCTGCTGGGCGAAGTATCGCCGCAGCAGCTCACACAAGCGGTGGAAGCAGCGGCAGTGCAATGCCGCTCAGGCTGA